Within Kutzneria chonburiensis, the genomic segment CTGCTGACCAAGGAGTTCGAGCACACCGAGCAGTGGCTGGACGCGCACCAGAGCTGATGGCCAAGCAACCACGGCTGGCCGCCGGCCGCGCCCGCGCGCTGGGGCTGCCGACCCGCGGCACCACCAACCCGAACCGGCTGCGGCGCGTCGACCGCTGGATGGTCGGCAGCACCGCCGTAAGAGATGCCCTCGGGCCTGGCGCGCTCGTCGTCGACCTCGGTTACGGGGCAACGCCCGTGACGACCGTCGAGATGGCCTCACGGCTCCGGATTGTGCGCCCTGACCTGCGGATGGTCGGGCTGGAGCTCGATCAGGAGCGGGTCGATGCCGCTGCCGACGCCGCCGATCCGCCGCTGCTGACGTTCCGGCGCGGCGGCTTCGAGCTCGCCGGTCTGCGGCCTTCGTTGGTGCGGGCGTTCAACGTGCTGCGGCAGTACTCCGAGGACGACGCCTTGCAGGCATGGGACGGCCTCCGCGGCCGGCTCGCGCCCGGTGGGCTGCTGGTCGAGGGCACGTGCGACGAGATCGGTCGGCGCTGCTGCTGGGTGCTGCTCGACGCCACCGGCCCGTTGACGTTCACCATCGCGTGCAGGCCGTCGGACATCGAGACTCCCTCGGATGTCGCCGAACGCCTGCCCAAGGCCCTGATTCACCGCAACGTGCCCGGCGAGCGGGTACATGAGCTGCTGGCGGCTTTGGACGACTGCTGGGCCACCGCCGCCCCGTACGCGCCGTTCGGACCTCGGGCCCGGTGGGTCGAGACGTGCCGGCTGGTGTCGAAGCGCTGGCCCGTGCTGGACGACCGCCGGCGCTGGCGACTCGGCGAAATCACGATTCCGTGGTCCACGGTGGCACCGGCCTGATTGTCAGGAAGGGCCCCTTACTGACGTCTTGGGTTCTAGTGGTGGTTGCAACACCTGACCCGTTCAGGGGTTGCCGTGTTCGAGATCCGCAAAGACCGCTCACCACAGGGCCGTAAGAAACTCCACGCTGAACGCCAGCACTATCTTGATCTTGTGAAGCAGGGCGTGGGCACGACCGAAGCATGTCGGATCGTGGGGATCAACCGCCGCACCGGCCACCGGTGGCGGCACGGACGAGCACCCAGCCCGGGGCGGACGACCAGCCAGTCGTCCGCCCCGCCCGCGTGTCTGCCGGCCGCGCGGCCGGCGATCTCGTCCCGGTTCCTGTCCGTCGAGGAACGGATCGCGATCGCCGACCTGCACCGGGCCGGGACCGGCGTACGGGCCATCGCGACCGCACTGGGACGCACCCCGTCCACGATCAGCCGGGAACTGGCCCGCAACCGCCACCCCGCCAGCGGCGACTACCGGCCCCACGCCGCCCAGGCCCGGGCCGAGGCCCGCCGACCACGCCCGAAAACCGGCAAGATCGCCGCCCGCCCCGAACTGCGCGATCTGGTGCAGGGCATGCTCGACGATCGGCACAGCCCCGAGCAGATCGCCTGTCGGCTACGCCGTGACCACCCCGACCGGCCGGAGCTGCACGTGACCCACGAGACCATCTACCAGGCCCTCTACGTCCAAACACGCGGCGCGCTGCGCCGCGAGCTGACCGGCGCCCTGCGCACCGGACGCACCGCCCGCACACCCCGACGCCGGCCCGACCAACGCCGCCCCCGGTTCACCGAACCGATGGTCATGATCAGCGACCGCCCGGCCGAGGTGGAAGACCGCGCCTACCCCGGGAACTGGGAAGGCGACCTGATCATGGGCCTGGGCAACGCCTCCGCGATCGGCACCCTGGTCGAACGCAGCACCCGCTACGTGATGCTGGTCCACCTACCCGGCCGCCACGACGCCGAGACCGTCCGCGACGGCCTGATCACCACCATCACCGCCCTACCCGCCCACCTCACACGGTCGCTGACCTGGGACCAGGGCGTGGAGATGGCCCGCCACCACGAGTTCAGCGCGGCCACCGGCATCCAGGTCTACTTCTGCGACCCGCACTCTCCCTGGCAACGCGGCTCCAACGAGAACACCAACGGCCTGCTACGCCAGTACTTCCCCAAAGGCACCGACCTGTCCGTCCACACCCCCGCCGACCTGGCCGCGGTCGCCGCCCAACTCAACGGCCGACCACGCAAAACGCTCGGCTGGGACACCCCAGCCGAGCGTCTGACTATGCTCCTGGCCAACACCAGTTGATCACCAGTGTTGCAACGACCCCTGGAATCCGCCCGTTGAACGTCAGTAAGGGGCCCTTCCTGACGTTCAACGCGAGGATCGGTCCCTTGATCTTGGGGGCGGCGGCCGGTCGTCCCGGTGGTTTTCGGTCAGCGTCGCCGGCGGGTGATCTCTGTCAGAATCTTCGGCTGTGTCCTCCACCGAACGCCGCTACGTGATCAGCCTCGGCTGCCCCGACCGCACCGGCATCGTCGCCAAGATCGCCGGCTTCGTGGCCGAGTTCGGCGGCTGGATCGTGGAGGCCGCCTACCACACGGATCCGACCACGAACTGGTTCTTCACACGGCAGGAGGTGCTGGCCTCGTCGCTGCCGTTCGACGTGCGGGAGCTGTCGGCCCGGTTCGCCGGCGTGGCCAGGGAGCTGGGCCCGCTGGCCGACTGGCGCGTCACCGACACGGGTGAACGCAAGCGGGCGGTGATCCTGGTGTCCCGGGAGGGCCACTGCCTGTACGACCTGCTGGGCCGGGTGTCCTCGGGCGAGCTGGACGTGGAGATCACGTCGGTCATCGGCAACCACCGTGACCTGGCCGGCATCACCGAGGCGCACGGCATCCCGTTCCACCACGTGCCGTTCCCGGTGGGCGACCCGGAGGCCAAGTCGGCCTCCTTCGCCCAGCTGCGGCAGCTGGTGGACAGCCACCAGCCGCACGCGATCGTGCTGGCCCGGTTCATGCAGGTGCTGCCGAACGAGCTGTGCATGGCCTGGTCGGGCCGGGCGGTGAACATCCACCACAGCTTCCTGCCGTCCTTCATCGGCGCGCGGCCGTACCACCAGGCCCACACCCGCGGCGTGAAGCTGGTCGGCGCGACCTGCCACTACGTGACGGCCGAGCTGGACGCGGGCCCGATCATCGAGCAGGACGTGATCCGGGTCAGCCACAGCGACTCGGACCGGGACATGGTCCGCAAGGGCCGGGACATCGAGAAGATCGTGCTGTCCAGGGGCCTGCGCTGGCACCTGGAGGACCGGGTCCTGGTGCACGGCAACCGCACGGTGGTGTTCTAGCCGGCCAGCCCCTCGATGACCTCGGCGCCGGCCAGCTTGGCCAGCAGGTCGCCGGGCACGAGCAGCTTGCCGCCGCGGGTGCCGCTGCCGATCACCAGCTCGGGCGCGGCGGCGACGCGGGCGTCCAGCAGCAGCGGCCAGTCGGCGGGCAGGCCGACGGGCGTGATGCCGCCGTACTCCATGCCGGTGATGCCGACGGCGTCGTCCATCGGCGCGAACGAGGCCTTGCGCACGTCCAGGCGGCGCTTGACCACGCCGTTCACGTCGGCCCGGGTCGTCGCCAAGATCATGCAGGCGGCATAGCGCAGCTCACCGGCCCGCTTGCCGGCGACGACCACGCAGTTGGCCGATGCCTCCAGCGGCGAGCCGTAGTGCTCGCAGAACGCGGCCGTGTCGGCCAGCGTCGGGTCGATCTCGGTGACGCCGATGCGCTCGATGTCGGCGGCGTCCATCGCCCGCACCGCGGCGAGCACCGGCTCGGCCAATAGCTCGGGACGGGTCAGGACGGGTTCCACGTGCAAGGTGCCAGCAATGCTCCACGCCATGGCGGTCACATTAGCCAGCGAAGAAGTCGACGAGTATCGACCGGACCTCACGCCGGTGCGTGAGCAGCGGCGCGGCCGAGTCGATCAACTCCAGCCGGCCGTCGGGCAGCGCCGCCGCGACGTCACGGGCGACCTGCTCGGGATGCAGCGGATCGCCGACCGCGCCGATGACCAACACCTTGGCCGTCACGGCTTGCAGCGCCGAGGCATCATCGGTCGGCACCTGCTCGGGCAGCAGCCGCAAGGCATCACCGAGCCGCAGCAACGCATTCACACGGCTGGAAACGTGCTCTCCCACAGCGATTCCGGCCGGCATCTCGGCGGCGACGAGTTCCCGCAGCGCTTCGCGATCACCGGCCTCGACGGCGTCGGCAAGCTGCTCGAATGCCCACATGGCCGGAGTGGCCCGCGGCTTGTCCAGCGCCGCCGGCAGCAGCAGGGCGACGCGGTCGAAACGATCGGGCCGTCGGGTCAGCAGCTCGGTGAGCCCACCGGCCCCCATGGACACGCCAACCGCACGGGTGGCGTCGACCTCGTCGGCCACGCGTTCAAGATCCCCACCGATCGTGGGATAAGTCCAATAGCCGACGGAGGCGTCACCAGCGTCCCCGTGCGAAGGAAAAGTGACGACAACCCCGGTTCCGGACAAACCGGAGGCGGGTATCCGGGCTTCGCCCGGCGTCGCGCCCAGACCGGGGGCGACCAGCGTCACCGGGGCGCCGCTGCCGTGGCCCTGCCAGCGCAGGCCGCTCGGCAGCGAGCCGGTCACCACCGATTGCCGCCGCGCTGCACCTCGTTCAGCTTCGGCCGCACGTCGACGATGTACACCAGCACCGCGACCAGCGCCGCCATCCACAGGATGAAGGTGCTGCCGTACGGCGCGAACAGGTAGAGCGCGGCCAGGCTGCCGCCGGTGATCAGCGACCAGGCCAGCTTGGTCATCCGCTCCGCGACCGTGAACGCGTCCGCGCGCTGCACCAGCGCATGCAGGAAGGCGAAGGCGCCAACCGGCATGCCTGCGCACCAGATCGCGAACAGGGTCCAGTAGTCGAGCCCGTACATCACAGCCCCACCCTACGTCCCGGAGCCGCCGGTCGGAAACGGCGATGCCGGGGCCCGGCCGTCACGGCTGGGCCCCGGCACACGGTCCGGCTCAGGCCTCGGGGGTCTCGTCGGCCGGCGTCTCGGTCTTGGCGGCCGGCTTCTTCGGCGCGGACGCCTTGTTGGCGGCCTTGCGGGTGACGCTGCGGGTCTCGGCGGCGGCCTCGCCACCGACCTCGACGACCTTCTCGGCCAGGTCCTCGGCCGCGTCCTCGATGTCCTCGGCCACCTTCTCGCCGGTCGAGCGGGTACGGCGGGCGAGCTGGCCCAGCACGTCGTCGGCCCGGCTCTGCAGGTCGCCGACCTGCTCCAGCACGACCTTGACCTGCGGCTGCTCGCGCAGCTTCTCCAGCGTCTCCTCGCCGTGCTCGGCCAGGTAGCTGTACAGGTTGGCGGCGGCCGAGGTGTAGGTGTCGACCAGCTTGCGCAGCTCGGCCCCGTCCAGCTTGGGCAGCTCGCGGGCCTCGGTGACCTGGGTGCGGGCCTTGGTCAGCGCGTCGGTCAGGGCCTTGCCGGCCAAGTCGCCGGCGCCGAGCGCGGCCAGCAACGGGGTCTTGGCCTGCTCCAGGACCGCGACGACGGCGGCGGAAACCTGCTCGCCCGCCTTGCGGACGTCCTCGGTGGTGGGAAGGGTCGGCATCTGGATCACTCCTCGGTGTCCTCGGTTGCGTCGGCGGGGCGCTTGCTGGCGTTCTCCCGCCGGAAGGTCTCGTAGACGTCGAGCAGCACCTGCTTCTGCCGCTCGGTAAGCTCGGCGTCGGCCAGCACGGCGTCCACCACCGCGCCGCCGACCCGCTGCTCCAGGATTCCGGCCTGCACGTACAGCGCCTCGGCCGAGATCCGCAGCCCCTTGGCTATGTTCTGCAGGATCTCCGCGCTGGGCTTGCGCAGGCCCCGTTCGATCTGGCTCAGGTACGGGTTGGACACGCCGGCCAGCTTGGCCAGCTGCCGCAGCGAGATCTGCGCGTTGTTGCGCTGCTCGCGGATGTAGTCACCGATGTCTCGCCCCAGGTCGGCGACCGCTTCCACGGCCTGATCGGCGACGCTCTTCTTGTCCATCCCGCCTCCTTCCGCCATCCACACTACGTCCGAGTGCTAGCTCCTGCAAGCGCAGTGCTAACACCAGTGGCGTGCTTGCTGTCACACTGGAGACCATGCGCGCGGACCAGGAGAACCAGGCGCAACGGCGGCGCGGCCGCATGGTGGACGAGATGGTCGCCGACGGCCTGCT encodes:
- a CDS encoding class I SAM-dependent methyltransferase codes for the protein MAKQPRLAAGRARALGLPTRGTTNPNRLRRVDRWMVGSTAVRDALGPGALVVDLGYGATPVTTVEMASRLRIVRPDLRMVGLELDQERVDAAADAADPPLLTFRRGGFELAGLRPSLVRAFNVLRQYSEDDALQAWDGLRGRLAPGGLLVEGTCDEIGRRCCWVLLDATGPLTFTIACRPSDIETPSDVAERLPKALIHRNVPGERVHELLAALDDCWATAAPYAPFGPRARWVETCRLVSKRWPVLDDRRRWRLGEITIPWSTVAPA
- a CDS encoding IS30 family transposase codes for the protein MKQGVGTTEACRIVGINRRTGHRWRHGRAPSPGRTTSQSSAPPACLPAARPAISSRFLSVEERIAIADLHRAGTGVRAIATALGRTPSTISRELARNRHPASGDYRPHAAQARAEARRPRPKTGKIAARPELRDLVQGMLDDRHSPEQIACRLRRDHPDRPELHVTHETIYQALYVQTRGALRRELTGALRTGRTARTPRRRPDQRRPRFTEPMVMISDRPAEVEDRAYPGNWEGDLIMGLGNASAIGTLVERSTRYVMLVHLPGRHDAETVRDGLITTITALPAHLTRSLTWDQGVEMARHHEFSAATGIQVYFCDPHSPWQRGSNENTNGLLRQYFPKGTDLSVHTPADLAAVAAQLNGRPRKTLGWDTPAERLTMLLANTS
- the purU gene encoding formyltetrahydrofolate deformylase; amino-acid sequence: MSSTERRYVISLGCPDRTGIVAKIAGFVAEFGGWIVEAAYHTDPTTNWFFTRQEVLASSLPFDVRELSARFAGVARELGPLADWRVTDTGERKRAVILVSREGHCLYDLLGRVSSGELDVEITSVIGNHRDLAGITEAHGIPFHHVPFPVGDPEAKSASFAQLRQLVDSHQPHAIVLARFMQVLPNELCMAWSGRAVNIHHSFLPSFIGARPYHQAHTRGVKLVGATCHYVTAELDAGPIIEQDVIRVSHSDSDRDMVRKGRDIEKIVLSRGLRWHLEDRVLVHGNRTVVF
- a CDS encoding YbaK/EbsC family protein, coding for MAWSIAGTLHVEPVLTRPELLAEPVLAAVRAMDAADIERIGVTEIDPTLADTAAFCEHYGSPLEASANCVVVAGKRAGELRYAACMILATTRADVNGVVKRRLDVRKASFAPMDDAVGITGMEYGGITPVGLPADWPLLLDARVAAAPELVIGSGTRGGKLLVPGDLLAKLAGAEVIEGLAG
- a CDS encoding alpha/beta fold hydrolase, with the translated sequence MTGSLPSGLRWQGHGSGAPVTLVAPGLGATPGEARIPASGLSGTGVVVTFPSHGDAGDASVGYWTYPTIGGDLERVADEVDATRAVGVSMGAGGLTELLTRRPDRFDRVALLLPAALDKPRATPAMWAFEQLADAVEAGDREALRELVAAEMPAGIAVGEHVSSRVNALLRLGDALRLLPEQVPTDDASALQAVTAKVLVIGAVGDPLHPEQVARDVAAALPDGRLELIDSAAPLLTHRREVRSILVDFFAG
- a CDS encoding DUF2516 family protein encodes the protein MYGLDYWTLFAIWCAGMPVGAFAFLHALVQRADAFTVAERMTKLAWSLITGGSLAALYLFAPYGSTFILWMAALVAVLVYIVDVRPKLNEVQRGGNRW
- a CDS encoding helix-turn-helix domain-containing protein; the protein is MDKKSVADQAVEAVADLGRDIGDYIREQRNNAQISLRQLAKLAGVSNPYLSQIERGLRKPSAEILQNIAKGLRISAEALYVQAGILEQRVGGAVVDAVLADAELTERQKQVLLDVYETFRRENASKRPADATEDTEE